In Spinacia oleracea cultivar Varoflay chromosome 5, BTI_SOV_V1, whole genome shotgun sequence, a single window of DNA contains:
- the LOC110796238 gene encoding transcriptional regulator TAC1-like: protein MELRLQQHETKSGKFNEQQTSSPSTTTTEDQEAAAVLYSDEYYVRSYTCNFCKKGFSNAQALGGHMNIHRRDRAKLRDELSTDDYSPTHLDLSTSKTRSSRLYVKKESRTKDDIWVGNGNKHEALALFVDSSSSSRKAGSSSSRVVTVSKDDSGLDLELRLGRAKSHY, encoded by the coding sequence ATGGAGTTAAGACTTCAACAACACGAAACAAAGTCCGGTAAATTCAACGAGCAGCAAACATCATCGCCGAGCACCACCACTACAGAAGATCAAGAGGCGGCCGCAGTTTTATACAGTGATGAGTATTATGTAAGGTCATATACATGTAACTTTTGCAAGAAAGGGTTCTCTAATGCACAAGCACTAGGTGGACACATGAACATCCATCGAAGAGACCGGGCCAAGCTTCGTGATGAATTATCGACTGATGATTATTCTCCTACGCACTTGGATTTATCTACGAGTAAAACTAGGAGTAGTCGATTGTATGTGAAAAAAGAAAGTAGAACAAAAGATGATATTTGGGTTGGGAATGGGAACAAACACGAGGCCCTTGCTTTATTTGTTGATAGTTCGTCGTCGTCGAGAAAGGCCGGAAGTAGTAGCTCAAGAGTAGTAACTGTAAGCAAGGATGATTCTGGTTTAGACCTTGAACTTCGACTAGGGCGTGCTAAATCTCATTACTAA